The Pan paniscus chromosome 21, NHGRI_mPanPan1-v2.0_pri, whole genome shotgun sequence region AAATCCGAATGGCCAAGCTGAGGCTTGAGTTGAAAGTGGAAGGACCCTGTTTCAGGATGAGAGGTGGAGGGGTATGTGCAAGGCATGGGTTTGGAAGCAAGATCTGTTGTGCAGCACCCACTGGGGAGCCTCAAATGCCAAGTTGATATAGTTCTGTGGATAGAAGCTACTAGAGATTGAAGGGATGTGGTCAGaattacattttagaaagagCATCACAGTGGTAGTGTGCAAGCTAGGCTGGGAGGCAGTGCTTGTCATCCAGGCAGAAAATGCCACTAGCTGAGCTGAGCCTGCAGCCACAGGGATGAGTGGAGCCACAGTCACCTTGAAGTGGGGGGTTAGTGGTCTTTCTGCGAGTTCAACAAGAGGGATGGGGGCTATGTGAACTAGAAGGTCTTTCCTTGTTCTCAAGTTCTGTCCTGCTGGCCTGAGTCAGGAGGGTTACAGAATGGGAATAGGATATtgtgcatctttaaaaaaattgaggcggggtgcagtggctcatgctcctaatcccagcactttgggaggcccaggtgggtggatcacctgaggtcaggagtccaggaccagcctagccaacatggtgaaactccatctctactaaagatacaaaaaactagccaggcatggtggcatgcacctgtaatctcagctactcgggagtctgaggcaggagaatcacttgaacctgggaggcgggggatgcagggagccaagattgtgccattgcactccagcctgggcaacaagagtgaaactctatctcaaaaaaaaaaaaaaaaaaaaaaaaaattgaaatgagtCTGTTGTTGCAGTAATTCATGTATTGGCAAAGTTTAAACAATGTGGAAGggaagaaagtgaaaaacaagACTCCATTTCTTTCAGCCCTAGTCCCCAAAAGTAATATGAATACATTTTATGTGtctttttcaaaatttccaaTGTGTAGATGCCTACTTTAgcctgaatggattttttttttcacttaacaagaCTGTCAGGCCATGTAACCTACCACATTCTCTTCAACTGTGCACATACAGTAGACTGGTGTACAATTGAGGCTCCCCCTTGATGAATACCCCGGTTGTTTCTAGTTTGCTGATAGAAACAAGGATGCAGATATGGGGGTTTGAATCTAACCCTTTTGCCCATTGCCTTAGGAAGACAATTAAAAGCCAGTATGCAGTATAGATGAAACCTGTGTTCATTTCGTTCTCCCTCttaaatctgttttttcttttctgtttttatttttttgacacagagtctcactctgtcacccaggatggagttcagtggtgcaatatcagctcaccgcaacctccgcctcctgggttcaagcaattcccctgcctcagcctcctgagtagctgggattacaggcacccaccaccacatctggctaattttttgtatttttaatagagacagggttgcaccatgttgtccaggctggtctcgaactcctgacctcaagtgatatgcccacctcggcctcccaaagtgctgggattacaggcatgagccactgcacccagccttccttAATCCGTTAACTTGAGTGGTGGCACTCTTTGAGCTTCCATACCCCATCCTTAACATGCAGGATTGCCTTTTCCTTGCACAGCAGGCATGCAGAGACTGGTCATGATCACCTTTGCCATTCCTTTCTACCTGAACCCTCTGTCAGTACTCTTCCTGTCCTTCCTCCCTGTGGCCCAGGTGGCGTGTGACGAGCATGGCTCCCGGGGTTTCGGCTTTGTCCATTTTGAGACCCATGAGGCCGCACAGCAGGCCATCAACACCATGAATGGGATGCTGCTGAATGACCGCAAAGTGTGAGTGGCTGGGCCCGAGGGAggggcggaggctgcagggaCAGAAGCATGGCACCACCGACTAGGAATCGATGCTACCCTCAAGCTGCTAATGGGCACCAGGCACTTGAGCGGCAGGCAGCCCTCCTAGAAGTGTGAGCCCGGAGCAGCTGCTCAACCTCTCAGGGACTCTTTCCTCACATAAAGATGGAGCTGATGATCTGCATTAGAGTATGGTAAAGGAAGTGGTGATTTTAAAACTCTAGAGGGACTGGCTAATGGTCATATCATCAATGGACTCAGTGTTTTCATCTGTTTTCCAGCCTTCTCAGtatggggtgtatgtgtgtgtgacagggccttgctatgtagctcaggctggaatgcagtggcatgaacacagctcactgcagccttgacctccttggctcaagtaatcctcctgtctcaacctcctttgtagctgggaccacaggtgaccacatgccaccatacctggctaattttttgattttttttttttttttttgtagagatggggtctcactttgttgcccaggctggtcttgaactcttgggttcaagtgatcctcctgcctcagcctcctaaagtgttaaaatgctgggattacaggcatgagctactgcgcctgacTTATTCTTTAAACCTTTTGTGTTTCATGAGATATTGGCAGAAAGAAAAGTAGGCATATGCTAAGACTGCCCTCATCATACTGTTAACTTCGATATCATCCCCACtacacagatgggaaaactgagaggCAGATAATAGAGAGAATCTGCCTCTGGCTGTTCCCTGCCCAGAATTTTGATTTTGTTCATCTGAGGGGCCAGCCCCCATGGTCAGGGCCATGGAGAGAAGGTGGCTTTGAGCTGGGGGATGCACTGAGAGTCATTTTGTCCAGGGTTACTCAGGGGAGGGTCCAATCAACCTGTCAAACAAATCTTGGTGGGCTTTTCCCAGTTCTCAGAAGAATGCTCTTTGTTAGCTCCAATTTACTCAAGTTCACCTTTGCCACTCAGTTTTCTTCAAATTTTGGTGCCTGGTACAACTTTGTTTGTGCTAAACGTGCTATAGATACCAtcagaatttattattatttttttaatctgggaTACTTTCCTAGATGTGTTTACATGAACTTggaaatgaacttttaaaattaatcttgtgactgggtgtggtggctcacacctgtaaccccagcactttgggaggcagaggtgggtcaatcatctgaggtcaggagtttgagactagcctggccaacatggtgaaactccatctctaccaaaaatacaagaattagccatgcgtggtggcacatacctgtaatcccagctacttggaaggctgagtgaagcaggagaatcacttgaacccaggaggtggagcttgcagtgagctgagatggcaccactgtactccagcctgggcgatagagcgaaactcagtgtcaaaaacataataaataaaaataaaattaatcttgTATTTAAGTGATTTTAGTCAATGCCCCCCATAGCAACACTAGCATTGACTGCGTCTAATTCACTTACCCCTGCTTCCCCAGTGCACCCAATACATGTTAATAAGCAAAGCCCCATGATGAGAATTTGAGTCCCAATTTTACAGCAATGaactctgaggctcagagaggttaagtagcttgcccagggtcacacagctaggcaACTGCAGAGCGAGGATTCAAGCCCTTGTCTGTCTGACTCCCAGGCTCATTCTTCTATGCTCTCAGCTGCCTGGTATATAATAGTAgttatgtgtgcatttgtcaCAAGAATGAAATCTTCTTAACCTTCTGCTGGGGACAAGCTCTGGAACATAATATAATATCTTGGCTGTTGGAGGTAGCCGGGCCTTGGGGATGTTCTAAGGAGTATTGTCCTGCCCAGTTTCCTGATGAGGGATATGTAAGCCTGGAGAAGGGCAGCAGTTGAGCGGGAGTTGGCATGTGGGTGGCTGATGGCTGGTAGCTGTCCACAGCCATGAGCCAGTGTGTCATGTCCACAGCTTTGTGGGCCACTTCAAGTCTCGACGGgagcgggaggcagagctgggggcGCGGGCCCTGGAGTTCACCAACATCTACGTGAAGAACCTCCCGGTGGATGTGGACGAGCAAGGCCTGCAGGAGCTCTTCTCCCAGTTTGGTGGGTGTGTCCCCAAGGGAGCGGGGGGATCActgtttttcctcttcctttccaaaGTCTGGTAGGGAGGAGGGGCTCTCCTGGGGTTTCCTGAGGACTTCCCAGTCTCCCCTTTGAGCCAGGTTGGTCCTTTGCAGGGAAAATGCTGAGTGTGAAGGTGATGAGGGACAACAGCGGCCACTCGCGGTGCTTTGGCTTTGTCAACTTTGAGAAGCATGAGGAAGCCCAGAAGGTAGGAGCCTTCCCATGGCTCTGTTCTGCAGCAGGGGGACCGAGCTGGGACTAAGAAGAGGGTCCCAGCTGCCTGTGGAGGGGAAGAAAGTCCCTCCCCGGCCTAAGCCAAGAGGGTGGGAGAGTCCTGTGTGCAGGCAAAGCCCTTCCTTCTGTGGTCAAAGGCCAAGGGCTTCATTCTTTGGTCACTTCTAAGCCCTGATGTCCGCAGAGCTGAATATTTAGGTAGGGATGCAGAAgtcattattatataaaaatatttactcatgAACTGACCACTTAAATCAGTTTCCAcaagatgtggtggtgtgcacctgtagtctcagcctacgtgggaggctgaggcaggaggaccccttgagcccagtggtttgagtccagcctgggcaacatagcaagaccctgtctctaattttttaaaaactctccagatgtgatggctcatgcttgtaatcccagcacttggggaggctgggtgggaagactgcttgagttcagttcgagaccagctgggcaaaaCGGCGAGATGCCATCTTCACACACAAAAAGGCTCTCACAGTTAGCAAAGAGGATTATTTTGTGCCTTGAAATCCAACTCAAAGTAAGGATGTTGATGATGCTGTCATGCCATTATGAGAGAATTATGCTTGCTACTTTGTTCAAATTATCCATGTGTAGTTGCAGTTAGAacctaaatttttttaagttctttaagttctttttttagtGTAGTTTTAAGTTCAGAGCAACGTTTAGTGGAAGGTATGGAGGTTTTCTGTATACCCCATTCCCCCACACAGGAACAGCCTCTGCCATTATCAATGTCCTGCTCCCAAGGGTTACGTCTGTTACAAGTGATTCACTTACTTTGAGACATCATTAACACACACAGTCCCAAGTTTACATTAGGATTTACTTTTGGTGTAGAGTCTAGgggtttggacaaatgcataatgacatgtatccactatTATGGTATCATGCAGACTACTTTCAGTGCCCTAAACATCCCCTGTGCTCCATCTGTTCATTCCTCCATGCcccttaacccctggcaaccaatGATCTTTTTACTggctccatagttttgccttttctgggaCAGAGACTATGTCACctagactggcttctttcacttagtaatacgCATTTAAAATAtgggaatatataaatatttacattttattttatttttatttatttatttttgagacagagtctcactctgtcacccaggatggaatgcagtgacgtgatctcggctcattgcaacctccgcctcctgggttcaagtaattctcctgcctcaacctcccgagtagctgggactacaggcgcccgccaccatgcccggctaatttttgtgtttttagtagagaaggggtttcaccatgttggccaggctggtatcgaactcgtgacctcaagtgatccacccgccttggcctcccaaagtgctaggattacaggcgtgagccaccatgcccggccatatttacattttaaatatgggaAAATTTGcaaatctcaattttatttttatttttattttattaagatggagtctctctgtcatcgaggctgtagtgcagtggcgtgatctcagctcactgcaacctccacctcccagtttcaagggattctcccacctcagcctcctaagtagctgggattacaggcacctgccaccatgcctggctaatttttgtatttttagtagagatggggtttcaccaagttggccaggctggtttcgaactcctgacctcaagtgatccaaccgccttggcctcccaaagtgctgtgattaccaggtgtgagccactgcacctggccatcaattttgtttcttaaaatacaGCCCCagtccgatttttttttttttttttttgagatggagtttcactcttgttgcccaggctggagtgcaatggcgtgatctcagctcaccgcaacctccacctcccaggttcaagcgattctcctgcctcagcctcccgagtagctgggattacaggcatgtgcttccatgcctggctaattttgtatttttagtagagacggggtttctccatgttggtcaggctggtctcgaactcctgacctcagatgatccgtccccctcggcctcccaaagtgctgggattacaggcatgagccaaagtGGGTATACTTAAATGGCCTTTGCCCTGGTACTGATTATTCTCAGCTAGTGTGGCCAGCCTGGTTTGCAGGTGGCCCCTCTAGATCCAGAAGATGAGCCTGGGCCAGGGCCACATCTGAGTGGTTACCAAGCAtgttccctcctcctttccccagGCCGTGGTCCATATGAACGGGAAGGAGGTGAGCGGGCGGCTGCTGTACGCGGGCCGGGCCCAAAAGCGCGTGGAGCGGCAGAATGAACTGAAGCGCAGGTTTGAGCAGATGAAGCAGGACCGGCTGAGGCGTTACCAGGTGAGGTCAGGCTTCCTGGTGGCAGCCACTTCTGTGTGAGAGCAGCTGTGTGTCGGGGGCCCTGAGTGGTGACTGTTTCTTCTAGTGATCCTACTTCTGGGCACTTGGCTCAAGGCGGGAATTGAATGAGCATGGGATGGCCCCCACTGCCTAATGTATAACAGTGAGAAACTGCGCACAACCCAACTGTCCAACCATCACAGGGGTTAGTAGGGGTGCTGGGGACCTTTTGGTTAGAATAATCCTTCACGTGGGACTGGTTAGCATCCCACCCAGCCCACTCAATCCCAGTTGCATCCTCTAGTCTCAGACAACCAAAGTACCCCGCATATTGCCAGATGCCCCTATAGGAAATCCTACTCCTGATTGAGAATAATCAGGCCAAATATGTTACATCCAAAAGTTGGAATGTTGGACAGCCTTTGAATTATGTGGAGTTAATAATTAAAGTGAATATTGTGGATCAGTGCAATTTAAAACTTCATTGGGAAGTGAACCCctctaagattttatttatttatttattttttgagacagagtattgctcttgtcgcccaggctggagtgcagtggcacgatcttggttcactgcaacctctcactcctgggttcaagaaagtctcagcctcccaagtagctgggattacaggtgcgtgccaccatgcccggcaaatttttgtatttttagtagagacagggtttcaccatgttgcccaggctggtcttgaactcctgaccttgtgatccgcctgcctcagcctcccaaagtgctgggattacaggtgtgagccactgcgcctggcctcatttttgtatttttaatagaggtggagttcatcatattggtcaggctggtctcgaactcctgaccttagttgatctgcccgctttggcctcccaaagttctgggattacaggcatgagccaccacgcctggccccctctaagatttttcataaaatttctaGATCCTTCATGGAGAGGggcatataaatatacatatccaCACAAAACACGCACACATACTCAGTAGTTCTCAGTGAGGAGCAGTTTTGCCTCctgggggacatttggcaatgtctagaatTTTCATTGTCGTGTGGGTGGTGGGGTGCTACTGTCATCCAcagggtagaggccagggatgctggcaGGCATCCTACAGTGCCCAGGACAATGCCACAGCAAGGAACTGTCTGGCACAAAATGTCACTAGATCTGAGGCTGAGAAACACATACATCCTCTTATGTACATACAGCGTGTCCAGGGGCTTTCATACCTGCAGAACAAAATACTCATCACGTAATCTGCAAGAGCAGGATGCTATGCTGTACAATTGTGCGGTCTCTGTTCTCTTGTACATTCATACACTGTTGTGTTTGGGAGGTCTGGAAGGAGAAAAGTCAAGGTGCTAGAGGCAACTGTCACTCAACAGTGAGATGCACAGACTCTGAAGTTAGTCTGCCTGGGTTGTCCTGTCTCTGCCACTTAGCTACTGTATGATCTGGGGCAATTTATTTAGCctctttgtgtttcagttttGTCTGTAAAACAAGGATAAAAGTTTTCTTCAcgcagggttgttgtgaggattaaaaatcAAAACGTGGCCTgtcgtggtggctcgtgcctgtaatcccagcactttgggaggccaaggtgggcagatcacctgaggtcaggagttcaagactggcctgaccaacatggagaaaggagaaatccgtctctgctaaaaaatacaaagttagctgggtctggttgcacatgcctgtaatcccagctacttgggaggctgaggcaggagaatcacttgaacccacgaggcagaggttgcactgagccaagattgcaccattgcactccagcctaggcaacaagagcaaaaatccatctcaaaaaaaaaaaaaaaaagtcttaaaaaaaaatcaaaatgtatagGAAAACTTAGAGTGGCACCTGGCACCAGCATGAGTAAGTGCCCGAGGTTCCTGGGCTGGCAGGGGATGGAGGGGCAGCTCGCCTGTGTTAGGGTTCTGGTCATGGGCCGGCCAGGGAGGAGCTCTGACTCCTGCTGCCCGACATCCACCATCTGGAGAGCTTGGCTTGGGCATGCTCTGCACCTCAGCCTGCCACGGGACCTGGGACATCCTCGTGggccccatctgtgaaatggggaataGCTGTGGTGAGGCTGGGACCAGTGCAGATGTGTGAGAACTGCAGGGGAATTTGGGATGTGGGGGCTACAGCTTGCATGTGATGGGCACGCTGAGGGATGGGGGTACCTGGGTGCTGAGGGAGACGGGGAGCAGGAGGCTGGGCTGGTGGGGCTCCCCATGCCCCTTGTACCTGCGTCAGTCCCCTGATCTCCCCAAGGCAGTTGGGGCTTGGAGGAGAAGGGGACATCCAGCAGTTTCCCTTCCATCCCAGGGTGTGAACTTGTATGTGAAGAACCTGGACGACTCCATTGATGACGACAAACTGAGGAAAGAGTTCTCTCCCTATGGAGTAATTACCAGTGCGAAGGTGAGGACTGGGGGCACCTCCGGGGGACAGCGTTCCCCTCCATCCTCTCACCACCGTCCCCCACaaccccacccctccaccctctCGCCCAGCAGCCTTCAGGGGGTTGGTGCCGGCTACCCCTTCTGGGGCTCTGCTGACCCCGTTGGAGCTTGTAGCCATCTGCAGCCTTGTCTGGGCTGGAGGGGAAGAGGGTAGAAATATAGTCCCAGTCACACAGCTGGACTTGGGGCTCACTGTCACCTTGGCATTTATTTACTGCCTACTGTATGCCAGATTCCAGAAATTCATATCTTAGTATTTCCATTGACTTTTGTTGTCTGGCCTCTGCCAGTGACATTACCCTCCTGGGCCTCCGTTTTCCCATCTGGAAAGTGAGAGGGCTGGACTTCGTCATTCTTCATTTGTTCTTCCCTATTTCTGGAGCACCAATTGTGTGCCCAACCCTGTTAGGCCCCTGAGATGTGGCAACTGGCCCATCAGCAGCTCTATGAGCTTTAGCAGATGTTGTCTTATAGATAAGGACACCGGGCTCACTGGATGGCTTTCCGACCCTGGCTTCTCATTACAACCCCCTGGGCAATTCTTAAATACACACACCTCAGTCAGGCATAGAATGTGGATCCCCGGGGTAGGGcctgggctttttatttttttttaaagctcccagaGGCTGGGCaatatggctcatgcctgtaatgccagcactttgggaggctgaggcgggcatatcatgaggtcaggagatcgagaccatcctcgctaacacggtgaaaccccatctctactaaaaatacaaaaaattagctgggcatgatggcacgtgcctatagtcccagctattccggaggctgaggcaggagaatggcatgaacccaggaggcggagcttgcagtgagccaagattgtgccactgcactccagcctgagcaacagagagactccgtctcaaaaaaaaaaaaaaaaaaaaagcgcccAGATGGTTTTTAAGATGATGATCCAGTGTTTCTTCATTCTGTACTTAAATACCTGCTGTTTTACCAGGCTCTGTGGGAAACAGGAGCAAATCAGATGTGATCCTTGCTTTCAAGTAGCTTATAGTCTAGTGAGGAAGTCAGCCCGTCACTAACTCAAATGGATTATAAGATGGGGTGCAGTATGGGAGGCAAAGCTACAGGAGTTCAGTGGAACAGAAGGGAAGGCTGCCTGGAAGAAGTGGCAGTAGCAGCAGTGTTTGACTTGGCTGTGAGGAGGTAGGGAGCTGGAGTGGGAATGAGGAATTTTCCAAAGAGATCAGTGTGAGTGACAGGATGGGGGGACCCGCCTGAATGATGTGATGTTGGGTTCTGAGGAAGTGGTCTAGAAGTTCTCTTTTGGCTGTTGAGTCCAGTTGTAAACATCCCTCAGGGAGCCTTGTGTTTGGAGGAAAAAAGGTTGTCTTTTAGGTTAAGATCCTTTTGAAAAATGCGAGAGAGGGCTGTGGCACATGTAAATTAGGCATCAGTAAATTTGATTACACATCATAAAAAGCTATAGGTCCTCTTTCCAAGCAAATGCATACACATTTGATGTAGAAACATGGTTGAAAGCTGGAATTTTAAAGTTAATCAGGTTTAAATGTAAACCCCAGTCCTACCATTACCTAGCTGTAGAATCTGAGGCAAGTGGCTTTGCTTTTCGGACCTTGTTTACTCAACCTATAAAGTGGGAGCAACATTGCTCACCTCTCCAGGTGTCCTGAGAACTACTAAAAAGGCTGCATGTACAGCGTCTGCGTTTGATAAGTAGTGAAATAGTGATTGTCGTAATGATTCATCATACACCTTGCATACAGCTTCAGGAGATGGACCTTCTTGAGGACTCCTCGAACAAAGGAAATGTGTAAATTTGGATTGCTTAGAGTTAAGGCACACCTGGGGTGACCATCTTTTTAACAGGACAAACGgtataaaatggggattataaatatatctatttttttttttgtgatggagtctagctctgttgcccaggctagagtgcagtggcgccatcttggctcactacagcctccgcctcccgggttcaagtgattcttctccctcagcctgctgagtagctgggattacaggcacctgccaccatgcccagctaatttttgtatttttagtagagacggggtttcactgtgttggccaggctggtctcaaactcctgacctagtgatctgcccacctcagcctcccgaagtgctgcaattacaagcatgagccaccacgcccagcctacatatatatatattatacaattatttatttatttatttattttgagatagagtttccttcttgtcgcccaggctggagtgcaatggcacgatcttggctcactacaacttctgcctcccaggttcaagcaattctcctgcctcagccttctgagtagctgggattacaggcgcctgccaccaagccctactaatgtttgtatttttagtaaagacgaggtttcaccatgttaaccaggatggtcttgaactcttgacctcaggtgatctgcccgccttggcctcccaaagtgctgagattataggcgtgaaccactgcgcctggcctatgttatgcaattttatatattttggtttattattattttttattagaggcaggttcttattctgttgcccaggctggagggccatGATGTGATCATGGCACGccacaacctcaacctcctgggctcaagtgatcctcccacctgagcctcctaagtagctgggaccacaggcatgtgccaccatgcccagctgatttaaaaaaaaaattttttttggtagaaatggggagtcttgctgtgttgtccaggcttgtcttgaactcctgggctcaagcagtcctcctacctcagcctcccaaagtgctgggattataggcatgagccactgcatctggcctatattttgttttatataaaaataattatgaaaattaaaggaATTAATGGATATAAATACTTATACCACTATCAAGTTCATGGTAAGCTCTGCATAAGTGTTAGCTTTGctaaattttatcattattaactACCGATTGCCAGAAGTTcttaacaatatatatatattttttttgagatggagttttgctcttgttgcccaggctggagtgcaatggtgcagtcttagctcactgtaacctttgcctcctgggttcaagtgattctcctgcttcagcctcctgagtagctgggattataggcgcctctcaccatgcccagctaattttttgtatttttagtagagacggggtttcactattttggccaggctggtctcgaactcctgacctcaggtgatccacctgccttagcctcccaaagtgctaggattacaggcgtgagccactgtgcccggccctttgGCTATCTGATGAAGCCTGTGGAACCCttctaagaatattttttaaaaacttttttgagacagagtct contains the following coding sequences:
- the PABPC1L gene encoding polyadenylate-binding protein 1-like isoform X4, yielding MNASGSGYPLASLYVGDLHPDVTEAMLYEKFSPAGPILSIRVCRDVATRRSLGYAYINFQQPADAERALDTMNFEMLKGQPIRIMWSQRDPGLRKSGVGNIFIKNLEDSIDNKALYDTFSTFGNILSCKVACDEHGSRGFGFVHFETHEAAQQAINTMNGMLLNDRKVFVGHFKSRREREAELGARALEFTNIYVKNLPVDVDEQGLQELFSQFGKMLSVKVMRDNSGHSRCFGFVNFEKHEEAQKAVVHMNGKEVSGRLLYAGRAQKRVERQNELKRRFEQMKQDRLRRYQGVNLYVKNLDDSIDDDKLRKEFSPYGVITSAKRRQRP
- the PABPC1L gene encoding polyadenylate-binding protein 1-like isoform X3; the encoded protein is MNASGSGYPLASLYVGDLHPDVTEAMLYEKFSPAGPILSIRVCRDVATRRSLGYAYINFQQPADAERALDTMNFEMLKGQPIRIMWSQRDPGLRKSGVGNIFIKNLEDSIDNKALYDTFSTFGNILSCKVACDEHGSRGFGFVHFETHEAAQQAINTMNGMLLNDRKVFVGHFKSRREREAELGARALEFTNIYVKNLPVDVDEQGLQELFSQFGKMLSVKVMRDNSGHSRCFGFVNFEKHEEAQKAVVHMNGKEVSGRLLYAGRAQKRVERQNELKRRFEQMKQDRLRRYQGVNLYVKNLDDSIDDDKLRKEFSPYGVITSAKKRRQRP